The Pyrus communis chromosome 2, drPyrComm1.1, whole genome shotgun sequence genome includes a window with the following:
- the LOC137723408 gene encoding uncharacterized protein isoform X1 encodes MESSAASSLSVTASSNSPSKRLLFDRRYGWVIDELKDPSEEALAGGRGMFCILPLAKTLIKMASQSINAAANSAVKAFERPDLLSPQQLQAGLYNELHKIKSSLVKPEFNHLLLKGNLSSKEASCSSSKS; translated from the exons ATGGAGTCCTCGGCTGCTTCCTCACTCTCCGTTACAGCGTCCTCAAATTCGCCTTCCAAACGCCTTTTGTTCGACCGCCGTTACGGTTGGGt AATTGATGAATTGAAAGACCCATCAGAGGAAGCTCTTGCCGGTGGCCGAGGGat GTTTTGCATACTGCCGCTTGCAAAAACTTTGATCAAGATGGCTTCCCAATCG ATTAATGCTGCAGCAAACTCAGCAGTGAAAGCTTTTGAAAGGCCAGACCTGCTTTCTCCGCAGCAACTGCAAGCGGGTCTTTACAACGAGCTTCACAAAATTAAGTCTTCTTTGGTAAAACCGGAATTCAACCATTTGTTACTCAAAGGAAATCTCTCGTCAAAAGAGGCCAGTTGCTCTTCTAGTAAATCATAG
- the LOC137725295 gene encoding protein PARTING DANCERS: MANVKEAAQFPQKSMNSGGGGGGVCMMSNTWRDEQHPSFINFVSAFLTANSFRLNFVPITPDFIFNCGGSSVAFIFMTSLDSSTVSQFFGRVQKLKLQFANLYVVITLPTKEQNDLFVRSYFKFGMELGKPTFVLVKDLEMGFEKITKIAHSRGVCKREDATTKLKAERKQTVQTPGIFQKVITAIPGIDNHDANALNQAIGSIDGIAKASKEHIMENTDLSADKAQVLSRFFRDPKFYLSPKIN; encoded by the exons ATGGCGAACGTGAAAGAAGCAGCTCAATTTCCGCAAAAATCCATGAATTCAG gtggtggtggtggtggggtttGTATGATGAGCAATACATGGAGGGACGAACAACATCCGTCCTTCATCAACTTCGTCTCCGCTTTCCTCACCGCAAACTCTTTCCGCCTCAACTTTGTCCCAATTACCCCC GACTTCATTTTCAACTGTGGGGGTTCATCTGTGGCATTCATTTTCATGACTAGCTTGGATTCCAGTACCGTCTCGCAATTCTTCGGCAG AGTTCAGAAGCTGAAACTGCAATTTGCAAATCTATACGTTGTCATCACGCTCCCAACCAAGGAGCAAAACGATTTGTTTGTTCGTTCTTACTTCAA ATTCGGGATGGAACTCGGCAAGCCAACGTTCGTTCTGGTTAAGGACTTGGAAATGGGGTTTGAGAAGATAACGAAAATAGCTCATTCTCGTGGGG TGTGCAAGCGAGAGGATGCCACAACAAAATTGAAGGCTGAG AGGAAGCAAACAGTGCAAACACCAGGCATATTTCAAAAAGTGATCACAGCCATTCCGGGCATCGACAATCATGATGCAAATGCG CTTAACCAGGCTATCGGATCGATTGATGGAATTGCCAAGGCATCAAAGGAGCACATTATGGAAAACACAGACCTCTCAGCTGACAAGGCACAAGTGCTTTCAAGGTTTTTCAGAGATCCAAAGTTTTACCTCAGTCCTAAGATCAACTGA
- the LOC137723408 gene encoding uncharacterized protein isoform X2: MESSAASSLSVTASSNSPSKRLLFDRRYGWVIDELKDPSEEALAGGRGMFCILPLAKTLIKMASQSDFPLLPYRLMLQQTQQ; encoded by the exons ATGGAGTCCTCGGCTGCTTCCTCACTCTCCGTTACAGCGTCCTCAAATTCGCCTTCCAAACGCCTTTTGTTCGACCGCCGTTACGGTTGGGt AATTGATGAATTGAAAGACCCATCAGAGGAAGCTCTTGCCGGTGGCCGAGGGat GTTTTGCATACTGCCGCTTGCAAAAACTTTGATCAAGATGGCTTCCCAATCG GACTTTCCCTTGTTGCCTTACAGATTAATGCTGCAGCAAACTCAGCAGTGA